In Nocardioides sp., the following proteins share a genomic window:
- a CDS encoding arginine deiminase-related protein has translation MTILAVGGLLGLRDELPRMREYLDAARALASALRDRGFRVEGPHVATFEGYAEADRLPTNERLLDFVRAHGIVLNNPWREADTQARSSPNSSLPLRPSATIPSRSRTGWPQSWSSLTTVSAQAPSAVILIRAERFRPNPATAADNAFQADVPVGESDLDVAGAALAEMDAVAEALRQAGVTVHVFEDQDHTRPDSVFPNNWLSTHAGGNVAVYPMYASNRRHERRADVLEFLKSNYRVQTIVDYSGLEPDGIFLEGTGAMVLDHISRVAYTARSHRADTHVLERFCTDFGYEPMAFDAVDSDGVPVYHTNVIACVGTEVALFALEMIPDVARREQVRERLSVRGRTVIEITEAQVREFAGNAVELTGRTPEGHRRSVLAMSARARASLTAEQVTAIEQHCEIVAVEIPTIELAGGSVRCMIAGVHLDRRPATGPELTEAVEAINEDNPVTADGRYVDTASPEAVYDVESRAEEFSPDLLSAIRAAIGEERVVHTLGHHRPNTIVELGPSGILVENERTQNRGAGPQLVPAWMFESAWQALREHGRLSNRELLASDDLNIKRSSFVCAVLAKLPEVEVVGTSPVVLERVVRQTP, from the coding sequence ATGACCATCCTCGCCGTCGGCGGTCTGCTCGGTTTGCGCGACGAGCTGCCGCGGATGCGGGAATACCTCGACGCGGCTCGCGCGCTGGCCAGTGCTCTCAGGGATCGAGGATTCCGGGTCGAAGGTCCGCACGTCGCGACCTTCGAGGGCTACGCCGAGGCTGATCGTCTCCCGACCAATGAGCGCCTGTTGGACTTCGTACGCGCGCACGGCATCGTGCTCAACAATCCCTGGCGCGAGGCGGACACGCAGGCGAGGTCGTCACCGAACTCGTCGTTGCCGCTGCGACCCTCGGCCACGATCCCGAGCAGATCGCGGACTGGATGGCCCCAGTCATGGTCTAGCCTCACGACGGTGAGTGCCCAGGCCCCCAGCGCGGTAATTCTGATCCGCGCCGAACGCTTCCGACCCAACCCGGCGACAGCCGCCGACAACGCCTTCCAGGCCGACGTCCCGGTCGGCGAGAGTGACCTCGACGTGGCAGGGGCGGCGCTCGCCGAGATGGATGCCGTGGCCGAGGCGCTGCGGCAGGCGGGCGTCACCGTGCACGTGTTCGAGGACCAGGACCACACACGTCCCGACAGCGTGTTTCCCAACAACTGGTTGTCGACCCACGCAGGCGGCAATGTCGCGGTCTATCCGATGTACGCCTCCAATCGTCGACACGAGCGACGCGCGGACGTCTTGGAGTTCTTGAAGTCGAACTATCGCGTGCAGACGATCGTCGACTACTCCGGCCTCGAACCCGACGGCATCTTCTTGGAAGGCACCGGCGCGATGGTGCTCGACCACATCTCCCGGGTGGCGTACACCGCGCGCTCGCACCGGGCGGACACGCACGTGCTCGAACGCTTCTGCACCGACTTCGGGTACGAGCCGATGGCCTTCGATGCGGTCGACTCCGACGGCGTACCCGTTTATCACACCAATGTCATCGCGTGTGTGGGCACCGAGGTCGCACTCTTCGCCCTGGAGATGATCCCGGATGTCGCACGCCGTGAGCAGGTCCGCGAGCGGTTGTCCGTACGCGGGCGTACGGTCATCGAGATCACCGAGGCGCAGGTGCGTGAGTTCGCGGGCAATGCGGTCGAGTTGACCGGTCGTACGCCCGAGGGGCACCGCAGATCCGTGCTGGCGATGTCGGCGCGAGCGCGGGCGTCTCTCACCGCCGAGCAGGTGACGGCCATCGAGCAGCATTGCGAGATCGTGGCCGTCGAGATCCCCACCATCGAACTGGCCGGAGGGTCCGTCAGATGCATGATCGCGGGCGTCCACCTGGATCGACGACCTGCGACCGGGCCGGAGCTGACCGAGGCCGTCGAGGCGATCAACGAGGACAACCCGGTGACCGCCGATGGTCGGTATGTCGACACGGCGAGCCCGGAAGCCGTCTATGACGTCGAGTCACGCGCCGAGGAGTTCTCACCGGACCTGCTCAGCGCCATCCGCGCGGCGATCGGGGAGGAGCGCGTCGTACACACGCTCGGGCATCATCGGCCCAACACCATCGTCGAACTCGGACCGTCCGGCATCCTCGTAGAGAACGAACGCACCCAGAACCGCGGTGCTGGGCCGCAACTCGTGCCCGCCTGGATGTTCGAGAGTGCCTGGCAGGCGCTGCGCGAACACGGCCGTCTGAGCAACCGAGAACTGCTCGCCAGCGACGACCTCAACATCAAACGCTCGTCCTTCGTGTGCGCGGTCCTCGCCAAATTGCCGGAAGTCGAGGTGGTCGGGACCAGTCCCGTGGTCCTGGAGCGAGTCGTCCGCCAGACCCCGTGA